The nucleotide window GATCTTCCAATTCTTGGTCTTCTGTTTGGGACAATGGTTGTGAGTGTTTATCTTGAACGCGCCGATATGTTCAAGTATCTAGGCAAGTTGCTTTCATGGAAAAGTCAAGGATCAAAGGACTTGTTGTGTAGAATTTGCTTGGTATCTGCAATCTCGAGTGCTTTTTTCACTAATGACACATCTTGTGTTGTGTTGACCGAGTTTGTACTCAAAATTGCCAGACAACAAAACCTCCCACCCCATCCATTTTTACTAGCACTCGCGTCCAGTGCCAATATTGGATCTGCTGCTACACCTATTGGTAACCCTCAAAATCTAGTCATAGCAGTTCAAAGTAAAATACCCTTTGGGGAATTCTTGTTTGGGATCGCAGCTTCAATGGTGGTCGGCATTTGTGTGAACGCCTCGATTCTGTTATGCATGTTTTGGAAGTTGTTATCTGTTCAGAAAGATGAAGAGGAGCCTCCTGTTGAAGTAACCCCTGAAGAAGATGTGAATTCCCATAGGTTTTCACCTGCTACAATGTCTCATCTTACGTCGCAAAATTCTCATGAATTCAATGCTTATTTGGAAGCCATGAGTATTCACAGCTCGCCAAGCGTTAATGGCCACATAGATAATAATACTCTTAGGAACCGTGTAGGTGGTTCCGGTGACAATGAGATTCATAGAGATGAAAATGTCTCGAAAGATGTTACGGACAGTGGATCGTCACAGAAGAAGGATGAGCGACTTGTGTCAAGGGTATCCTCGACGCACGGATTCATGAGTAGGACTTCTGATTTGGGTTTGGAGGATATTGATGAAAAGTCTGCTAAATGGAAGATAATATTGTGGAAAGTAGGAGTGTATACGATTACTGTAGGAATGTTGGTTTCGTTTCTAATGGGATTAAATATGTCGTGGACCGCCATTACAGCCGCATTGGCTCTCGTGATTCTTGATTTCAAGGATGCCCGACCATGCTTAGAGAAGGTATACTCTCTGTTACCATGGCAAATGGGTTGCTTGGGTAATAGGTTGAAATAGGTTGGTTGTGTCACAGGTTGAAATGGTTTAGGTAGAAAAGAAAGGTTATTTTTGGTTATGCATCGGACTTAAAACACTTTCGATAAGTAATTATTCTGTCAAATatgattaaaaaaaactaaatgtaTTTTTAGTAATAACTTACATGCGTAAAATGAAGACTAAGACTTGCATTTGTTTCATCCCTCAGGTTTCTTATTCACTGTTGGTATTCTTTTGTGGAATGTTTGTGACCGTTGAAGGCTTTAATAGAACTGGAATCCCAAGTGCAGTATGGGATTTTATGGAACCTTATGCGCGAATTGATCACATCAGTGGTGTAGCAATTCTTGGAGTGGTCATAGTTGTTCTCTCGAATCTGGCTTCAAATGTGCCAACAGGTAATATTTCTTGGAGTGCTCATAGTTTTCACACTCATGCTCACCATTAAACACGTTATTGATAATCGTCAACATGTATgacttattttttaaaaaatgggttaaacgggtcatgtTTAAGTTGACCCGAATTTATATGTGTGCGGATTACGGTTGAAAACTTTGACGCGAATAATAATattggtcgggttcgggttgcACATTTTAACCCACCAACCCAACACGACTGAGTTGTTGCTTGTGATTCTGTTAGTCACATTTTTATGCTACATGGATTAATCTACTGTACACGTAAAAGAAAAGCCTTTTGGAGCCGGGGGTATTGGTGGGAGCAGTCTCTTTGTCCCTTGGGATAGAGGAAGGTATGCCTTCATCCCACCATCCCTGGACCCTACAAATAGCTCTGCTACAAATGAGGTTTACTAGGTTGTAGGTACGCTTGTTTGTTCGGTTCATAATTTGAATAACTTGGCGTAATGTTTCTACCCATGTTTTGGAACTTAGAACCGCTAGTTATAGCTTCAAGTTCTAATCTCATTTTTTTTCTGAATTTCAGTGTTGTTGCTTGGAGGAAGGGTAGCGGCCGCGGCGGCCAGCATATCGCCAGAAAAAGAGAAGAAAGCGTGGCTAATATTGGCCTGGGTGAGCACGGTGGCCGGAAACCTTTCACTGCTTGGGTCAGCAGCCAATCTGATTGTGTGTGAACAAGCTCGCCGTGCTCAGCATTTTGGGTACAATCTTACCTTCTGGACTCATCTTAAATTTGGTGTCCCTTCCACCATAATAGTCACAGCTATTGGGTTGATACTCATAAGGACATAAACATACATAAATTTAGAACAATTTTGCTTTGCaaattttgttttgtaaatccaATGTTGTATAATATTCATTTCCACGTACACTTGTCCTAGcttgttattttctttttctcacGTTTGTAAGGTAAAATAATAACAATGCCCAATCCATATGTAAATACAATATGTGATGATACTCAGCTTTCTTAATTTgttattaatatttttatttctaaACTTGTACAAATCCTTCAAATGAATCCATACACCGATGACTCATTCACATGGCTCGTGTTTTTCTACTTTCTTAGACTAATAAAAGTACTAATTATACTAATATACTTTATactattattaattattaaaaaaactaGGTTTATTCGCTAACGCGCGCTGCGCGTAGGACTCGGATTACCCAACACTCGGATTGTGTGTTTATTATCACCGTCttaagtacctaaccgatcgggttGAGACAGACGTGTCcactatcaccaccaccaacaataTAAAGTAATAAAA belongs to Helianthus annuus cultivar XRQ/B chromosome 5, HanXRQr2.0-SUNRISE, whole genome shotgun sequence and includes:
- the LOC110940546 gene encoding silicon efflux transporter LSI2, whose translation is MVLAPSIKVVLGCLAFGIFWVLAVFPAVPFMPIGRTAGSLLGAMLMVLFQVITPDQAFEAIDLPILGLLFGTMVVSVYLERADMFKYLGKLLSWKSQGSKDLLCRICLVSAISSAFFTNDTSCVVLTEFVLKIARQQNLPPHPFLLALASSANIGSAATPIGNPQNLVIAVQSKIPFGEFLFGIAASMVVGICVNASILLCMFWKLLSVQKDEEEPPVEVTPEEDVNSHRFSPATMSHLTSQNSHEFNAYLEAMSIHSSPSVNGHIDNNTLRNRVGGSGDNEIHRDENVSKDVTDSGSSQKKDERLVSRVSSTHGFMSRTSDLGLEDIDEKSAKWKIILWKVGVYTITVGMLVSFLMGLNMSWTAITAALALVILDFKDARPCLEKVSYSLLVFFCGMFVTVEGFNRTGIPSAVWDFMEPYARIDHISGVAILGVVIVVLSNLASNVPTVLLLGGRVAAAAASISPEKEKKAWLILAWVSTVAGNLSLLGSAANLIVCEQARRAQHFGYNLTFWTHLKFGVPSTIIVTAIGLILIRT